Proteins co-encoded in one Candidatus Caldatribacterium sp. genomic window:
- a CDS encoding metallophosphoesterase yields the protein MVVAVLSDTHIPERLKAVPDYLTPFLRGVDCILHAGDVVEWWVLEELSQFAPVYAVCGNMDTPGVHSRLPARRVVELEGVRIGLIHGHGSPEEAERMALTSFSQENVQVIVYGHSHRPLLVWQKNFLLLNPGSPTDRIFAPCLTLGRLEIASGKVIRGEIIRLD from the coding sequence ATGGTTGTTGCCGTGCTTTCAGATACCCACATCCCGGAGCGATTGAAAGCCGTCCCTGACTATCTCACCCCTTTCCTCAGAGGTGTCGACTGCATCCTCCACGCAGGGGATGTCGTCGAGTGGTGGGTTCTTGAAGAACTCTCCCAATTTGCCCCGGTGTACGCAGTCTGTGGCAACATGGACACCCCAGGCGTGCACTCCCGCCTTCCTGCAAGACGTGTTGTGGAGCTTGAGGGTGTGCGCATTGGTCTTATCCATGGGCACGGTTCACCTGAGGAAGCAGAGCGAATGGCTCTCACGTCGTTTTCGCAGGAGAATGTTCAGGTAATCGTCTATGGGCATTCTCATCGCCCTCTCCTTGTATGGCAGAAGAACTTCCTCCTTTTGAATCCTGGAAGCCCTACGGACAGGATTTTCGCTCCCTGTCTCACCCTTGGGCGTTTGGAGATTGCCTCAGGAAAGGTAATTCGAGGAGAGATTATCCGCCTTGACTGA
- the folD gene encoding bifunctional methylenetetrahydrofolate dehydrogenase/methenyltetrahydrofolate cyclohydrolase FolD — MPFQLIDGKQVAAKVYEELKPRVLRLVASGCQPGLAVILVGNNPASQVYVRNKEKACERLGIRSFRYHLPETAEIKEILDLIDSLNGNPEVHGILVQLPLPPQIEEQEVLYRIDPQKDVDGFHPYNLGRLLIGDPVFLPCTPWGVQELLVRYGIEVEGKHVVIVGRSTIVGKPLAMLLVQKAKGANATVTLCHTRTVNLPEHTRRADILVVACGSPGAVTGDMVKEGVVVIDVGINRVGEKIVGDVDFASVAPKASYITPVPGGVGPMTVAMLMANTVKAAERFLAQKVG; from the coding sequence ATGCCCTTTCAGCTTATTGACGGGAAGCAGGTAGCGGCAAAGGTCTACGAAGAGCTCAAGCCTCGAGTTTTGCGTTTGGTCGCTTCAGGGTGCCAACCTGGCCTCGCGGTTATCCTTGTGGGGAACAATCCAGCAAGCCAGGTTTACGTCCGAAACAAGGAAAAAGCCTGTGAGAGATTGGGAATCCGCTCATTCCGATACCATCTCCCTGAAACGGCAGAAATCAAGGAAATTCTGGACCTCATTGACTCTCTCAATGGAAATCCCGAGGTCCACGGCATCCTTGTACAGCTTCCTCTCCCACCACAAATTGAGGAGCAAGAGGTTCTCTACCGCATTGACCCACAGAAAGACGTCGATGGTTTCCATCCCTACAATCTCGGCAGGCTCCTGATTGGGGACCCTGTCTTTCTCCCCTGCACCCCCTGGGGGGTTCAAGAGCTCCTTGTGCGGTATGGCATCGAGGTCGAGGGGAAACACGTAGTTATCGTTGGGCGGAGCACCATCGTGGGGAAACCTCTGGCGATGTTACTCGTTCAAAAGGCGAAAGGAGCCAATGCTACGGTCACCTTGTGTCATACAAGAACCGTGAATCTTCCCGAACACACAAGAAGGGCCGATATTCTTGTGGTAGCCTGTGGGTCACCCGGAGCGGTTACCGGAGACATGGTGAAGGAAGGGGTAGTGGTGATCGATGTGGGAATCAATAGAGTCGGAGAAAAGATTGTCGGTGATGTGGACTTTGCAAGTGTTGCTCCGAAGGCCTCCTACATCACCCCGGTTCCTGGGGGTGTGGGTCCGATGACCGTGGCCATGCTCATGGCAAATACCGTGAAGGCGGCCGAGCGTTTCCTTGCGCAAAAGGTAGGGTAA